From Deltaproteobacteria bacterium, one genomic window encodes:
- a CDS encoding sigma 54-interacting transcriptional regulator translates to MIPKTLKMRIVLFVAVSVVLSNAAVAFLAAHDYWRSLDEAMRVQASSLSQGLALQAADLILINDIVSIQRLLDYTKAGNSEIGYIFLQRGDNVLGHTFDSGVPAGLVGGVFANPITETRFRNVTSLTGGEFLDVAQPMPAGILRLGLNKAPYREKLHELLYEISSITLLLLFAAVAVCLILAGKIANPLEQLVEATERITLGDWSGRVEVKGRVGEVIRLADSFNAMADQIRFRTTRLEEQKENLEHAQQQTRLSCSIIQEIGALSTIREIGTYLVLRLNQILRCQRLMMVLGRGSGDLLYLVSDSGFGPWAPERPIDTLYAYFRQNPETVFVAASDPLPFPVPEGVDRFGRLAVLPIVSEKELVGALFVVYNEKEASEPSEISVAELVLDQASGSIRRAFRQEEELNRSALGAEKGLGDLLGRAPNMRSVFKLIQDVAPTDSTVLILGESGTGKELVAKAIHQNSPRRNNPFIVIDCSSYPTTLLESELFGHERGAFTGAVRQKPGRFEMAQGGAVFLDEIGDLQLSAQVKLLRVLQTQKFERLGGEKTISLNVRILAATNKNLLNLVKDGKFREDLFYRLNVFPITLPPLRERLNDVPLLARHFLAGFSAEQGKELKDFSKEAMQLLLEYPWPGNVRELENTIERAVILAKGRTVEPLDLPNSLREGRDASSTATLDYRERTALEEALDDCGWNKKAAADKLGISRTTLYRKIRKHHLDEPTRH, encoded by the coding sequence ATGATCCCCAAAACGCTCAAGATGAGAATAGTCCTGTTCGTGGCGGTTTCGGTGGTCTTGAGTAATGCGGCCGTGGCCTTTCTGGCGGCCCATGACTACTGGAGGAGTCTTGACGAGGCGATGCGGGTTCAAGCCTCCTCTCTCTCTCAGGGCCTTGCGCTTCAGGCGGCTGATTTGATCCTCATAAACGACATCGTATCCATCCAGAGGTTATTAGATTACACCAAAGCCGGCAACTCGGAGATCGGATATATTTTTCTCCAAAGAGGCGATAACGTTTTGGGGCATACCTTCGATTCCGGTGTTCCGGCGGGTCTTGTCGGTGGGGTTTTTGCAAATCCCATAACCGAGACCCGCTTTCGAAACGTAACGTCATTAACCGGTGGTGAATTCTTGGACGTGGCCCAACCGATGCCGGCCGGCATTCTTCGTCTTGGGCTGAACAAGGCGCCTTATCGGGAAAAGCTACATGAACTCCTCTATGAGATTTCATCCATTACGCTATTGCTTTTGTTTGCCGCCGTGGCTGTGTGCTTGATCTTGGCCGGAAAGATCGCCAACCCCCTGGAGCAGTTGGTTGAAGCCACCGAAAGAATAACTCTGGGTGACTGGTCCGGGAGGGTGGAGGTGAAAGGAAGGGTGGGAGAGGTGATTCGTTTGGCAGACTCTTTCAATGCCATGGCCGATCAGATACGGTTTAGAACAACAAGGCTTGAAGAACAGAAGGAGAACCTGGAACACGCCCAGCAGCAAACCCGGCTATCCTGCAGCATCATTCAGGAGATCGGAGCCTTGAGCACCATTCGGGAGATCGGAACATATCTGGTCCTTCGCCTGAACCAGATCTTGCGATGCCAACGCTTGATGATGGTGTTGGGTCGTGGAAGCGGCGATCTTCTCTATCTGGTTTCCGATAGCGGTTTCGGACCTTGGGCGCCCGAACGGCCGATCGATACTCTGTATGCCTACTTTCGACAGAACCCGGAGACCGTATTCGTGGCCGCGTCGGATCCATTACCATTTCCCGTCCCTGAGGGGGTCGATCGTTTCGGGCGTTTGGCCGTTTTGCCTATTGTCAGTGAAAAGGAACTCGTAGGCGCTCTCTTTGTCGTCTACAACGAGAAAGAAGCTTCTGAACCGTCCGAGATTTCCGTTGCCGAACTGGTTTTGGACCAGGCAAGCGGTTCCATAAGGCGCGCATTTCGGCAGGAGGAGGAACTCAACAGATCGGCGCTTGGAGCGGAGAAGGGCCTCGGAGATCTTCTCGGGAGGGCCCCGAACATGCGAAGCGTGTTCAAGCTCATTCAGGATGTCGCGCCAACGGATTCAACCGTGCTGATTTTGGGTGAGAGTGGGACGGGAAAAGAACTTGTGGCCAAAGCCATCCACCAAAACAGCCCGCGGAGGAACAATCCGTTCATCGTGATTGATTGTTCATCCTATCCGACGACGCTCTTGGAAAGTGAGCTCTTTGGGCATGAGAGGGGAGCCTTTACCGGCGCTGTTCGGCAGAAGCCGGGTCGTTTCGAAATGGCTCAAGGGGGCGCCGTTTTTCTGGACGAAATCGGCGACCTCCAGCTATCCGCCCAGGTGAAGCTCTTACGCGTATTACAAACCCAGAAATTCGAGCGGCTGGGAGGTGAAAAAACGATCAGTCTGAACGTGAGGATACTGGCGGCGACCAACAAGAACCTGCTCAACCTGGTCAAGGACGGGAAGTTCCGGGAGGATCTTTTTTACCGTCTTAACGTGTTTCCCATCACGCTTCCTCCGCTCAGAGAAAGACTGAACGATGTCCCTCTCCTGGCGCGACACTTTTTGGCCGGTTTTAGTGCGGAACAGGGAAAGGAACTGAAGGACTTCAGCAAAGAGGCCATGCAGCTTCTGTTGGAATATCCATGGCCGGGAAACGTGAGGGAGTTGGAGAATACAATTGAAAGGGCCGTGATTCTCGCCAAAGGCCGCACCGTCGAGCCATTGGATCTGCCGAACAGCCTCCGGGAGGGCCGAGATGCCTCCTCCACCGCCACTTTGGATTACCGCGAAAGGACCGCCCTGGAGGAGGCTCTCGACGATTGCGGATGGAATAAGAAGGCGGCTGCAGACAAACTGGGGATCAGCCGCACCACCCTATACCGAAAGATAAGGAAGCACCATCTTGATGAACCAACCCGCCATTAA
- a CDS encoding molybdopterin-dependent oxidoreductase, translating into MGIRKSGGLNRRDFIKGTAAAVVLGAAWQPSLRALAVTGKTVSAATGEWIAGACQGCTSWCSKQVYVVNGRAVKVRGNPHSKVNGPASCPRPHLALQQVYDPDRIKVPMKRLNPRKGRNEDPGFVPITWDEALDTIADKIMDLRKNNETHKYLLMRGRYTYMRDILYDRMTKIIGSPNSIAHSAICAEAEKFGPYYTEGYWDYRQYDVKNTRYLILWGADPVSSNRQVSYYSSVWGDVIDRATITVVDPRLSATAAKADEWLPLKPGTDGALAAAIAHYLLVNGLWNREFVGDFKDGVNRFQPGATANEEEFEERYTHGVVRWWNIELKDRTPEWAAAVTGLPWDQIKRVAKEYGETAPHCISWVGGGPVMQVRGGYTSMICHALNGLTGAVDNLGGTLESNKTYTRDFPEPDDFLDDTAKAGKKYEKIDRRGRLEFPSINKSPGMAVVTNNVADSLLNKDPYEIKVAIAYMNNFAFSCPQPERWEKALTLIPFLVHITTHASEFSWFADIVLPDTHHLFEKWGYVKSIGNGYRHVPLMQPVIKPMWQAKIDETEVPWLLAEKLAERGFDNPLRHFKEYKDPETGKEPTNEKEFALYAVKYATQELWDPSQYKGGDRFGGWDEFRKVGVWNSDPYSYRKSWGKMKTKTGKFEFYSDTLKAVLEEHAAKHSTTVDHVLEVCNYQARGEKAFVPHFEEPFTKGDPEQFPFILVDHKSRLNREGRSANCLWYHEFKDVDPGDLRWNDVAKINPLDANTMHIGDGDRIRLVSPTGSLECAAKLWEGVRPGTIAKCYGQGHWAFGRLASEVFGEKPRGGNNNDLIPAEYERLSGSSVRHAFARIRVEKL; encoded by the coding sequence ATGGGAATTCGGAAGAGCGGCGGATTGAATCGCAGGGATTTTATCAAGGGAACGGCAGCGGCTGTTGTTTTGGGAGCCGCTTGGCAGCCTTCCCTTAGGGCCCTGGCCGTCACCGGCAAGACCGTATCCGCGGCCACCGGCGAATGGATCGCCGGCGCCTGTCAGGGATGCACGTCCTGGTGCTCGAAGCAGGTTTACGTGGTTAACGGCAGGGCCGTCAAAGTCCGGGGGAACCCGCACTCCAAAGTCAACGGGCCGGCAAGTTGTCCCAGGCCTCACCTGGCCCTTCAGCAGGTCTATGATCCCGACCGGATCAAGGTCCCCATGAAACGGTTGAACCCCAGAAAGGGCAGAAACGAGGATCCGGGATTCGTCCCGATCACTTGGGACGAGGCCTTGGACACGATCGCGGACAAGATCATGGACCTCCGCAAAAACAATGAAACTCACAAATACCTTCTCATGCGGGGACGATATACGTATATGCGAGATATCCTGTACGACCGAATGACGAAGATCATCGGTTCCCCAAACAGCATCGCTCACAGCGCCATTTGCGCCGAGGCGGAGAAGTTCGGTCCGTATTACACCGAGGGATACTGGGATTACCGGCAGTACGACGTCAAAAACACCCGATATTTGATTCTGTGGGGCGCAGACCCGGTTTCTTCGAATCGGCAGGTATCCTACTACTCCAGCGTGTGGGGAGATGTGATCGACAGGGCGACGATTACTGTGGTGGATCCGAGGCTTTCCGCCACGGCGGCCAAGGCCGACGAGTGGCTCCCGTTGAAGCCTGGAACGGACGGAGCATTGGCCGCCGCCATCGCGCATTACCTTCTGGTGAATGGGCTCTGGAACCGCGAGTTTGTGGGCGACTTCAAGGACGGAGTCAACCGATTCCAACCCGGCGCCACGGCGAACGAAGAGGAGTTCGAGGAGCGGTATACTCATGGGGTCGTAAGATGGTGGAATATCGAGCTCAAAGACAGAACTCCCGAATGGGCTGCGGCTGTGACGGGGCTTCCCTGGGATCAGATCAAGCGAGTCGCCAAAGAGTATGGGGAAACCGCCCCTCATTGTATTTCCTGGGTCGGGGGCGGTCCGGTCATGCAGGTGAGGGGCGGCTACACAAGCATGATCTGTCATGCGCTGAACGGCCTTACGGGCGCGGTGGACAACTTGGGCGGAACGCTTGAGTCCAATAAGACCTATACCAGGGACTTTCCGGAGCCGGACGATTTTTTGGACGACACCGCAAAGGCCGGGAAAAAGTACGAAAAAATCGATCGGCGAGGCCGACTCGAGTTCCCCTCCATCAACAAGAGTCCCGGAATGGCCGTGGTGACCAACAACGTTGCGGATTCCTTGCTGAACAAGGATCCTTACGAGATAAAGGTCGCCATCGCGTACATGAACAACTTCGCGTTTTCCTGCCCTCAACCGGAACGATGGGAAAAGGCTTTGACCCTGATTCCTTTTTTGGTCCACATCACCACCCATGCTTCGGAGTTTTCCTGGTTTGCGGACATCGTTCTTCCGGACACCCATCACTTGTTCGAGAAATGGGGCTACGTGAAATCCATCGGAAACGGATATCGCCATGTTCCCCTGATGCAGCCGGTGATCAAACCCATGTGGCAGGCGAAGATCGATGAGACCGAAGTTCCGTGGCTCCTTGCCGAAAAATTGGCCGAACGTGGTTTCGACAACCCGTTGAGGCATTTCAAGGAATACAAGGACCCGGAAACCGGCAAGGAGCCCACGAACGAAAAGGAATTCGCTCTGTACGCCGTCAAATACGCCACGCAAGAATTATGGGATCCCAGCCAGTACAAAGGAGGAGACAGGTTTGGGGGATGGGACGAATTTCGCAAAGTCGGTGTTTGGAATTCGGATCCGTACTCTTATCGGAAAAGCTGGGGAAAAATGAAGACCAAAACGGGGAAGTTCGAGTTCTACAGCGACACACTTAAGGCGGTGCTGGAAGAGCATGCCGCCAAACACAGCACGACCGTGGACCACGTCTTGGAAGTGTGCAACTATCAGGCCAGGGGAGAAAAGGCATTTGTGCCACACTTCGAAGAACCTTTCACCAAGGGCGACCCCGAACAATTTCCATTCATCCTGGTGGATCACAAGTCGCGGCTCAACAGGGAGGGACGCTCCGCGAACTGCCTGTGGTACCATGAGTTCAAGGATGTGGATCCCGGAGACCTGAGGTGGAACGACGTAGCCAAAATCAATCCCTTGGATGCGAACACAATGCATATCGGGGATGGCGATCGGATTCGTCTCGTCTCTCCGACAGGCTCTCTGGAATGCGCCGCGAAGTTGTGGGAAGGCGTACGGCCCGGCACCATCGCCAAATGCTATGGCCAGGGTCATTGGGCATTCGGACGGCTTGCCTCTGAGGTTTTCGGAGAAAAGCCACGCGGTGGAAACAACAACGACCTTATTCCTGCCGAGTATGAACGCCTGAGCGGCAGTTCCGTGCGACATGCATTCGCTCGCATCAGGGTCGAGAAACTATAG
- a CDS encoding TM0996/MTH895 family glutaredoxin-like protein: MEIKVLGTGCVRCNTTEQIVREAVARTGIEAKVVKVSDRMEIAKTGVRLTPAVMIGQEIKFMGQVPEIDDVINCLKQLVKG, from the coding sequence ATGGAAATAAAAGTATTGGGAACAGGCTGCGTGCGGTGTAATACGACGGAACAAATAGTCAGGGAAGCGGTTGCAAGGACAGGCATCGAGGCGAAGGTTGTTAAAGTATCCGATAGAATGGAAATCGCCAAGACCGGAGTGAGGCTAACCCCGGCTGTTATGATTGGACAAGAGATCAAATTCATGGGGCAAGTGCCTGAAATTGACGACGTTATTAATTGTCTGAAACAGCTGGTAAAAGGTTGA
- the nrfD gene encoding polysulfide reductase NrfD has translation MRIKYTVWLSVLGAGLLAGLYTMVRLFLEGHILFNANDVVIWTLPIGSYVFFALTSSGLGLLSSLGFLFGVRTYKRAGKRLVLLAIAAVLAAFVSVGLELGSLNHIYYIFLSPNFGSPIQIMGSIYSIELVCLLGKFWRLHVNDAQSGVSKLFGIGSFVCSLFAPLVLGSVFGITEARPTFFGSFLPVLCLVIAVVSGVAAFMVYTVIHSLVVKGPYREANDLLLEDLAVKHTFTLFIALLFYLLWAILRSATSLPDFATDVNFALALFLFIPFAMGLVPAIRASHWGKLVAGGLTLITIFKLHMEVLLGGQVRPVGPKAEGLPAVLSYSPSIWEYLVLVFSLAVLLSLATFAEKYLRLDAEAA, from the coding sequence ATGCGGATCAAATACACCGTATGGCTGTCGGTGCTCGGCGCTGGACTGCTCGCCGGGTTATACACCATGGTCCGTCTTTTTCTTGAGGGACACATTCTTTTTAACGCCAATGACGTGGTCATCTGGACTCTCCCCATCGGGAGCTACGTGTTCTTTGCCTTGACCAGTTCCGGATTGGGGCTTCTGTCGTCTCTTGGCTTTCTTTTCGGGGTTCGGACTTACAAACGCGCCGGGAAAAGGCTGGTCCTTCTGGCCATCGCGGCTGTGCTTGCCGCTTTCGTATCCGTCGGCCTCGAGCTTGGGTCTTTGAACCACATCTACTATATCTTTTTGTCACCCAACTTCGGCTCCCCGATCCAGATTATGGGGTCCATTTACAGCATCGAGTTGGTGTGCCTGCTCGGCAAGTTTTGGCGTCTGCATGTCAACGACGCCCAAAGCGGAGTGAGCAAACTGTTTGGAATAGGTTCGTTTGTCTGCTCACTCTTCGCGCCTCTGGTGTTGGGTTCGGTGTTTGGCATCACCGAAGCCAGGCCCACTTTCTTCGGTTCGTTTCTCCCCGTGCTGTGCCTGGTCATCGCGGTGGTCAGCGGAGTGGCGGCATTTATGGTTTACACGGTCATCCACAGTCTGGTGGTAAAGGGCCCCTACCGCGAGGCAAACGATCTCCTTTTGGAAGACCTGGCAGTGAAGCATACGTTCACACTGTTTATCGCTCTCCTGTTTTATCTGCTCTGGGCGATCCTTCGATCTGCTACGAGCTTGCCGGATTTCGCCACGGACGTAAATTTCGCGCTGGCTCTGTTTCTATTCATTCCCTTTGCAATGGGGTTGGTTCCCGCAATCAGAGCTTCTCATTGGGGGAAGCTAGTGGCGGGAGGCCTCACATTGATCACGATCTTCAAACTCCACATGGAGGTGCTCTTGGGTGGTCAAGTGAGGCCGGTGGGCCCGAAAGCGGAAGGCCTCCCCGCGGTTCTTTCTTACAGCCCCAGCATATGGGAGTACCTCGTTTTGGTTTTTTCCTTGGCGGTGCTGCTGTCCCTGGCCACTTTTGCAGAGAAGTATCTCAGGCTCGACGCCGAAGCGGCATAA
- the phnD gene encoding phosphate/phosphite/phosphonate ABC transporter substrate-binding protein — translation MMSVFARKMLCSLMVALLSVAFGCESGEESVTVDFGRTLSHIGSTTESDADRKAIRVAVGAMVSPLRTIEYYQRLLEYLGTKLGKRLEMVQKKTYAEINEMLIGGEVEVAFICSGPYAIHGMKAGFKLLAAPQVKGRSQYQAYLIVHKDAPYTRIEDLEGKTFAFTDPDSNTGRMVPTFWLAELNKRPKDFFGKVVYTHAHDNSIMAVAKGLVDGASVDGLIWDYHHTEDPAFTSRTKVIKRSRPFGIPPVVGSAKLSVEDAEAIRKFLISMHEDPEGEKILARLHIDRFVPAKEEWYQSVRDIYASGQAD, via the coding sequence ATGATGAGCGTCTTCGCAAGAAAGATGCTGTGCTCCCTTATGGTGGCGCTCCTCTCGGTTGCGTTTGGATGCGAAAGCGGGGAGGAATCCGTGACCGTGGATTTTGGTAGGACCTTATCCCACATAGGTTCTACAACCGAATCGGATGCAGATCGAAAAGCCATCCGCGTGGCGGTCGGGGCTATGGTCTCGCCGCTAAGAACCATCGAATATTACCAGAGGCTGCTTGAATATCTTGGGACCAAGCTGGGAAAAAGGCTCGAAATGGTCCAGAAGAAGACGTATGCGGAAATCAACGAAATGCTGATTGGGGGTGAAGTTGAAGTAGCTTTCATTTGTTCGGGACCTTACGCCATTCATGGAATGAAGGCGGGGTTTAAACTCCTGGCCGCCCCTCAAGTCAAGGGGCGCTCGCAATATCAAGCCTATCTGATCGTACACAAGGACGCCCCGTACACGAGAATAGAGGACCTGGAGGGCAAGACCTTTGCCTTCACGGATCCGGATTCGAACACGGGAAGAATGGTCCCCACCTTTTGGCTCGCGGAACTCAACAAAAGGCCTAAGGATTTCTTCGGCAAGGTGGTGTACACGCACGCCCACGACAACTCGATCATGGCGGTTGCGAAAGGCTTAGTGGACGGCGCGTCGGTTGACGGTCTGATCTGGGACTATCACCATACCGAAGATCCCGCCTTTACTTCCCGCACCAAGGTCATAAAGAGGTCGAGGCCGTTCGGTATTCCGCCGGTGGTAGGATCGGCGAAGCTCTCGGTAGAGGACGCGGAGGCGATAAGAAAGTTTCTGATCTCGATGCACGAAGACCCGGAAGGCGAGAAAATCCTCGCGCGACTGCATATCGATCGTTTCGTTCCCGCCAAGGAAGAGTGGTACCAATCCGTTCGGGACATTTACGCATCCGGGCAGGCGGACTAG
- a CDS encoding 4Fe-4S dicluster domain-containing protein, translating into MPRYAMVIDLQRCVGCGACSIACRNENNVPEGIYWSNKITETVGVFPNVRYHYIPTLCNHCQNAPCVRGCPTKAMHKLANGITMHDPHKCIGCKYCMFNCPYGVIYFNWGKPHQFWRNKDELIKGCTASPVEETKAVDGRVIPYYNPDRAETSDGIRPKGVVEKCTFCDHRVKKGELPYCVEACPAKARIFGDIKDPNSAVSKLLGKHRPFRLREGIGTEPHVFYIRNFNPAQYEATKGAA; encoded by the coding sequence ATGCCCAGATACGCCATGGTGATTGACCTGCAGCGATGTGTCGGTTGTGGGGCCTGTTCCATCGCTTGCCGGAATGAAAACAACGTCCCGGAAGGAATCTACTGGTCGAACAAGATCACGGAGACCGTGGGAGTGTTTCCGAATGTCCGATACCACTATATTCCCACGCTCTGCAACCACTGTCAAAACGCACCGTGTGTTCGAGGCTGTCCCACGAAGGCCATGCACAAGCTGGCCAACGGCATTACCATGCACGATCCGCATAAATGCATCGGTTGTAAGTATTGCATGTTCAACTGCCCCTACGGAGTCATTTATTTCAACTGGGGTAAGCCTCACCAATTCTGGAGAAACAAAGATGAGCTGATCAAAGGCTGCACCGCTTCCCCTGTCGAGGAAACAAAGGCCGTCGATGGACGAGTGATACCGTACTACAACCCGGACCGGGCGGAAACCAGCGATGGGATAAGGCCCAAGGGCGTGGTCGAGAAATGCACCTTTTGCGATCACAGGGTGAAGAAAGGGGAATTACCGTACTGTGTGGAAGCGTGTCCTGCGAAGGCCAGGATATTTGGTGACATCAAAGACCCGAACAGCGCGGTGAGCAAGCTGCTCGGTAAGCACCGTCCGTTCCGGTTGCGGGAAGGCATCGGTACTGAACCTCACGTCTTTTACATCCGGAACTTCAACCCGGCCCAGTACGAGGCTACGAAAGGAGCTGCGTGA